The DNA segment TTTAGAGTCAACAGGGTCAGTGTGGTTTTTCCTTCAGCATCAGTTTCAGAAAGAAAATACAATAGAACCAACTGAATATTACtgatttaagaaaagaaaaatcgcAAGTATCACTTGAGAGTCATCTCCTTGTGTGGCACAAACGGGCATTAGAGCACACAGTCCAACTGGTTAACCAATCGATAGGTATTATGGTGGCAGAGCATGAAAGGAAGGGGTGACAAATGTAGTGATAGTATAGTTGATTAAATGTGGAAAACAACTACCAAATATCCACTGAAAGAAAGAATAACACAAATTTCATTCAGAGGTACCTCTTCTCTCAATAGCCTTGCATTTTCCTGCTCCAGTTGGGTCACGAGAGACTCTAGCTCTAGCGTATATGCCTAAAACATAAACGCATTAAATTAAATCTCGTCGGAatgttcaaataaaaaatagaaaatccaTCTCACTTTCCAAGACAACCAAAATAACGACACTCTTTTGCAGAATGAGTGATGCattgaaacaaataaaagagGATTTTGAAGCAGCTCGGATTGCGAAACCCAGTTACTCTATTCCTCTCAGAAAGACGGGAAAACAATAAGATTAAAGGAGGATTTTCGATATAAGATGAAATCAGTAACCTGCTTGCGTTCCCGAGAACGAGCAGCGGATTCCCTATTCTTGATCATCCGTCTCTGTTTTTGCTGAGTGGCTTTGTCAACCGGCTCCTCAATAGcccttctttttcctcttccaaCTCCAACGATTCTCCCATCGATTCCACTCGCATATCCTCCCACGATGGGACCTTCCAACTGCTGCGACGGAATCTGAATCTGATTATTAAGCGTGGAGTCCACACCATAACCCCCAGGTTCAGAGATGACAGGAACCCTCACGTCCTCATCACAAACagccccagccttagacagaaaATCTTCAAGAGTTATTTCCTGATCCGTAGTAGGCTCCCGCCTCTGATCACCCCCAGCAACGATCTCCTTCCAAACCTCCTCCACAGTCCTGGTGCTCAATTCCTTAGGTAGCGGAAAGTTCTCTTGAGGCGAGATCGACGACCCAATAATGGGGTTTTCATCCTGCACTTGATTGTGAGTTTGAGCATCGGAATAGATGTTCTTAAGCAGGTCATCCATGCTCATGGAAGCCAAATTCCTGGAGGGATCAGTATGGTGTAGATCAGCGATAATTgtggagatagaacaaacagaGGACTCACGCGGGAGATCCGGATTGGTCTTGGACGTGGATGCCATCTCCACATTGGAGGAAGCCGTGCCGAAATTCTAGGGTTTCCCCTTGTTCTTGATCAACCCAGTAAGTCAAATTGAGGAAATTGGAGGTGAAAATTGTGGAAGGTTGTTgaaggaggaggaagaagaaagaggtaTGAATCTCTGCAGCTAACAAAGGCTTTTGAAGGCTAAAGTGATCGAAATGgtaatttggaattgtgaatTTTGAAAAGGAGTGTTGAAATTGAAGGGAAACAGAGGAAAATTGGTTGTGGGTTTGAAAAAAGTGAGCAAGGAGAGATGAAGATGAGAGACTAAAGAGTAAAGACTATACAATTAATACATACACACATAATTATATATCAACCGCTTGCAACTGGTTGCAGATCTTTTCCTCCACTTCTATGAATCCACTTTTCATTTTTACTACtatattatattcaatttccATCTCCTTTGTGGGCCTGTCTTGAATCTTTAATTTGGAAATATTTAGCGTGAGTATAttagttgagttgggttgaaggTATTTTTTTTTGGGCAAATTCGAAAATTCGGATTGGTTGGATTGACGACCAAATGATCCAAATAAAGtttccaacccaacccttaaaatttgggttggtttgggttgtcgggttataattttttttttattttaaatgaaaaatatgtaaatttactATACAACATATGACTattaattaaaatctcataaaattcaaatgctaaatacagaatatctatgatatttattacaaactttaaacaaagacaaaaatatgataataattttaagagaaaaatattaaaaattcacaaattaatcattacaaaataatcaaactttaacaaaaagaaatgcatacatgggttgggttgggtcaacccaaaatttttttagccaacccacaaccgaacccaacccaataaaaatagaaaaattcaatccaatccaacccaacccttacattttgggttgggtagtccgggttATTGGGGTTctcgggttatttgaacacccctagtgAGTAGTCTGAATTTAAGAGAACTGTATGCAACAAGTTCTGAAAGTCTGGATTTAAGAAATATGTATTTGGAGTAGAAAGTGAttagattttaaattgaaaaattgcaATGGATGtcgattttaaaataatattttgtatgTGTATCTTTCATATTTGTGATTTTGCAAATAtgacaattttcttttaaattttgctattttgtttatttttctactAAAATTTTTTGGCATGGTTAAATTAAGAAGCTTTACCACTAACGACAAGGTTAATGGTCCATACCATCCTCTTTTTGGGTGTCTTCACCATTCTCTGTTCATATCTTCATCAACTGATTCTGAAATTATCTCGTCTCTTGATTTTTTCCTCTAAATATATGTcttattatttgtttgtttttttttaacaaaaaatttgttagaatttgtttttaatttactCCTTGAGTGAGATGTTAACTTCTTGAAAATAGTAATTAGTGTAATTAAGAATCAACATCAAATAGTAATCAGACATAATTAATATCATTGACAATCGATGTCAAATAGTGTACCTCAATTAGATAACAATCAAGTTTATTAGCAGTATATCAATTAAGTGTCAACATTATAAAAGAGTGGATCATTATCAAATTTATAAGGCAAGTATATCAAGTTTACTGACATATAAGATATTAAGTGTATATTCAACAATATATTAGTACATATCAAATAACATTCGAGAATATGAATAGTGTATTAAGTGTATATTATAATTGATCAATTTTCGATATCAAACAAGCAAACAACTTTcaagtctatcaataatatgTTGACAATATATCAGATGTCAATCAACTTTTAATGACTTATAATATG comes from the Benincasa hispida cultivar B227 chromosome 5, ASM972705v1, whole genome shotgun sequence genome and includes:
- the LOC120077742 gene encoding bZIP transcription factor 12-like, with amino-acid sequence MASTSKTNPDLPRESSVCSISTIIADLHHTDPSRNLASMSMDDLLKNIYSDAQTHNQVQDENPIIGSSISPQENFPLPKELSTRTVEEVWKEIVAGGDQRREPTTDQEITLEDFLSKAGAVCDEDVRVPVISEPGGYGVDSTLNNQIQIPSQQLEGPIVGGYASGIDGRIVGVGRGKRRAIEEPVDKATQQKQRRMIKNRESAARSRERKQAYTLELESLVTQLEQENARLLREEAEHIKERSKQLKKKLIPIIEKRRPQRILRRVNSL